One region of Thalassophryne amazonica chromosome 16, fThaAma1.1, whole genome shotgun sequence genomic DNA includes:
- the atad5a gene encoding ATPase family AAA domain-containing protein 5 yields MAGVMTMASVIEDFETQPCKPSRQDGSSPVVKTITNYFSPVSKPVEKPFSPPRSNNIMDYFSRKVQSSGETTSTPEQYKGNNKRCQSADKHTSPEVAVKRPFHKRARKASKAVRTLIGPDASNSSEDVICLNADEPGSRDTAADTVSSCAVLGSDTAALLAQLSADVCVIAEISDRISVEHTEKRDEICSRPGSHLRLTPEVNSNEASPDLPSKCKAKLTKVAPRNPRKKQQKETKRSDPEAKEADKSLCDDDMEVSIDEASELNSSTVTISFEDFVRSQSQDHGEAECGQGDESKEIGEVEEMETNQLNVSKDDENLDSLQASPRTLTIKADVHVSPKQEAGTTVGKIASIFTMKKATKSLPELESSPHRERGHQHPSSSLTVKRKSNVVLEEEDLELAVLESESTPKCSEAERKQFIAAFKQPTLDGSKGKPSKSQTKQKQRGEKTVDDAEQDVIPLANEQECAAVQEKAVAKKKLAGKGKKKVSVEKEKVTASDDAVEETVEAVVVIDDKMDDLPVTSTPPTPAVRRSRRVAGVKQVSGPTTEDNVPEAGRQCGSKKGVLQLDTPVKMSTPKTRKSKHGVFSAEIVCPPDTKQSPIRIKFSRVHRNVSVSKSAHGSNVDTLSASKEAKLSDNSKKRNQAKKLVEKAKAVQKSKRAAVEVKSTRRHSLRTEASVRKSYCEDEDSVICMEEDESPSASAGPGKSQSQKALRSLNEVLGKNTKALPVAPLVQDKTSRKASAIVSIFDETANEASENLQVNEELRARREFLKSGLPESFKKQIAKTAATKEAYSLSCSTFQTVTHIKQPTTDCPLWGLPWPGSSLLHHLRETWCQTFSPLPSLSGGFALKTKPACRTFCQRGSGWRSEFSESLRLLLMEEIGASNTSFPVQLFFTRLQKRRSDHLQLCTTSEAVTKDTKTQVSAEPARGKRKRMGEETSVKLSKKQRSDYSEENLATLEVDSKRRGGRTRRSRRLEEDKVKESAEIVLQATPVSCEDDSVVILDDAVLGGDTEKQDVMTEDVLWTDKYRPHHSTEIIGNATAVKKLYNWLKEWKLCVDQEEKKKQKVNKQEEGNNDSDWECEEEVSRDDKDTLCNTLLITGPTGVGKTAAVYACAQELGFKVFEVNASSQRSGRLILSQLKEATQSHQVDSQGVNVHKPTYFNSQGTCSSVGAVRPGSSPRKTKLPRQVVSSPVKQAKSPRSTKRGNLTPTSLATFFKTGRPTNKEPPDNKTEQTVIPKKSIKANSGASNATSPKSTTLKENDEEQSKKTATSLILFEEVDVIFDDDAGFLAAIKTFMTTTKRPVILTTSDAAFSTVFDGIFEEIHFKTPSLCDISSYLQLLCLAEDMRTDPKDISSLLALNSCDIRRTLLQLQFWARSAGGHRITRPQSYTNTNEAANTTVCDVTVPTTLPACDTGCTESMLGLLNTEAEAHIWDLLRNHSLLEKAACWELLTDSRRRGVDLLYANMEMLLPLPLTHFTHKPKYSVSLSPDHPAKPADLPSTCPLSESLSSQVEILRTAQSAESSDDGSPIKVSNRMRKSKRRHCVLDQHGLFSGSDSEDGFLSLYKPLAAPRAKEEVKEKCVFECAKRKSLTPEELKQSLPVAQCLESMSFFLDNMSYLDSSLLGCYFPVAQKKMLPGCLVVKDGMTDESRIDCDSDNWVRSERMLEIQATVEALSFHKCRVALMETWNKAQQLEGELGKNAAADLAFPVAPHVEGCSFTQGGPCHPRLIQQRREVTESLIFRGVFGTLGNKPAAVLDYLPALRNICRSEQFKEQGKVKRRFLHYLDAVHLGLDKTTLQHLADDFP; encoded by the exons ATGGCTGGTGTTATGACGATGGCGTCTGTCATTGAGGACTTTGAGACGCAG CCTTGCAAGCCTTCTCGCCAAGATGGCAGCAGTCCTGTTGTGAAGACGATCACAAACTACTTCTCTCCCGTCTCTAAGCCTGTGGAAAAACCTTTTTCTCCACCCCGCTCCAACAACATTATGGACTACTTTAGCCGCAAAGTTCAGTCTTCTGGGGAGACAACTAGCACACCAGaacaatataaaggaaacaataaaaggtgtcagtcagcagacaaacacaccagCCCAGAGGTAGCGGTGAAACGGCCTTTTCATAAACGTGCTAGAAAGGCCAGCAAAGCTGTCAGGACACTTATTGGGCCTGATGCCAGTAATTCCAGTGAGGATGTGATCTGCTTGAATGCAGATGAACCAGGTAGCAGAGACACAGCAGCAGATACAGTCAGCAGCTGTGCTGTCCTTGGCAGTGACACAGCAGCTCTGCTGGCCCAGCTTAGCGCTGATGTTTGTGTCATTGCCGAAATCTCTGATAGAATCAGTGTTGAGCATACAGAAAAACGTGATGAAATTTGTTCTAGGCCTGGGAGCCATCTCAGACTTACACCAGAAGTGAACAGCAATGAGGCATCTCCAGATCTGCCTTCCAAATGTAAAGCAAAACTGACAAAAGTAGCTCCACGAAATCCTCGCAAGAAGCAACAGAAAGAGACAAAACGTTCAGATCCAGAGGCCAAAGAGGCAGACAAGTCCTTGTGTGATGACGATATGGAGGTCAGCATTGATGAAGCCTCTGAGTTAAACAGCAGCACTGTAACCATCTCGTTTGAGGATTTTGTGCGGAGCCAAAGTCAGGATCATGGTGAAGCGGAATGTGGCCAAGGAGATGAATCAAAAGAGATAGGAGAGGTTGAAGAGATGGAAACTAATCAGTTGAACGTCTCTAAAGATGATGAAAACTTAGATTCTCTGCAAGCGTCTCCAAGAACCCTTACCATCaaggctgatgtccacgtctctccCAAACAGGAAGCTGGTACAACCGTAGGAAAGATTGCTTCCATCTTCACCATGAAAAAAGCAACTAAATCCCTTCCAGAGTTGGAATCGTCTCCTCACAGAGAGAGAGGACACCAACATCCTTCTTCCTCTCTGACTGTCAAACGGAAATCAAATGTGGTTCTTGAGGAGGAAGATCTTGAGCTTGCCGTGCTTGAGAGTGAATCCACACCTAAGTGCAGCGAAGCTGAGAGGAAGCAGTTCATAGCAGCTTTCAAACAGCCTACCTTAGATGGATCCAAAGGCAAGCCCAGTAAGAGCCAGACCAAACAGAAACAACGCGGAGAGAAGACAGTGGATGATGCAGAACAGGACGTTATTCCACTCGCCAATGAACAAGAATGTGCTGCTGTTCAAGAAAAGGCAGTAGCTAAAAAGAAGCTAGCAGGAAAAGGCAAAAAGAAGGTGTCAGTAGAAAAGGAAAAAGTCACAGCTTCAGATGATGCTGTGGAAGAAACTGTCGAAGCAGTTGTTGTGATTGACGATAAGATGGATGACCTTCCTGTCACATCGACTCCACCCACTCCAGCTGTGAGGCGGTCTAGAAGAGTGGCCGGCGTCAAACAAGTATCTGGGCCTACAACAGAAGATAATGTCCCAGAGGCCGGAAGACAGTGTGGCTCAAAGAAGGGTGTGTTACAACTAGACACACCTGTGAAGATGTCCACTCCAAAAACAAGAAAGTCCAAACATGGGGTGTTTTCTGCAGAGATCGTGTGCCCTCCAGACACAAAACAAAGTCCAATCAG GATTAAATTCAGTAGAGTCCATCGAAATGTTTCTGTTTCCAAATCTGCCCATGGAAGTAATGTGGACACACTTTCTGCCTCCAAA gagGCAAAGCTTTCAGATAACTCTAAGAAAAGGAACCAGGCAAAGAAACTGGTGGAGAAAGCCAAAGCAGTTCAAAAGAGTAAAAGGGCTGCTGTTGAGGTGAAGAGCACCCGAAGGCACTCGTTACGGACTGAGGCCTCTGTCAGGAAGAGTTACTGTGAAGATGAG GATTCAGTTATCTGCATGGAAGAAGATGAGTCTCCCTCTGCTTCTGCGGGTCCAGGAAAGAGTCAGTCCCAGAAGGCTTTACGGAGTCTAAATGAAGTTTTGGGCAAAAACACAAAGGCTCTCCCag TGGCCCCACTGGTCCAAGATAAGACTTCCCGTAAGGCCTCAGCCATAGTGTCCATCTTTGATGAAACTGCCAACGAGGCCTCTGAAAACCTCCAGGTCAATGAAGAGCTCAGGGCACGTAGGGAGTTTTTGAAAAGCGGCCTGCCTGAGTCCTTCAAGAAGCAGATAGCCAAGACTGCTGCCACTAAAGAGGCCTATTCTCTGTCCTGTTCAACCTTTCAAACTGTTACACACATAAAGCAGCCAACAACTG ATTGCCCTCTCTGGGGATTACCATGGCCTGGGTCTTCTTTGCTGCATCATCTGAGAGAGACTTGGTGTCAAACATTTAGTCCACTTCCATCTCTGAGTGGTGGCTTTGCCTTGAAGACAAAACCAGCCTGTAGAACATTTTGCCAAAGA GGTTCTGGTTGGAGGTCTGAATTTTCTGAAAGTCTTCGTCTTCTTCTCATGGAGGAAATCGGTGCATCTAACACTTCCTTCCCTGTTCAGTTGTTCTTCACTCGCCTTCAGAAGAGACGCAGTGACCATCTGCAGCTTTGCACAACCTCAG AGGCTGTGACCAAAGACACAAAAACGCAAGTGTCTGCAGAACCAGCCAGAGGGAAGAGGAAGAGGATGGGAGAAGAAACATCAGTGAAGTTGTCTAAGAAACAGAGGTCCGATTATTCCGAGGAAAATCTTGCCACATTAGAGGTAGACTCCAAAAGAAGAGGAGGCCGCACGAGACGATCCCGGAGACTTGAAGAGGACAAGGTGAAAGAGAGCGCTGAGATTGTACTTCAGGCTACTCCTGTATCTTGTGAAGATGACTCTGTGGTCATCTTGGATGATGCGGTCTTGGGTGGTGATACTGAGAAACAAG ATGTGATGACGGAAGATGTGCTGTGGACGGACAAGTATCGACCACACCACTCCACTGAAATTATCGGCAATGCCACCGCCGTCAAGAAGCTGTAcaa TTGGCTAAAGGAGTGGAAACTCTGTGTAGACCAAGAAGAGAAGAAAAAGCAGAAAGTCAACAAACAAGAGGAAGGCAATAATG ATTCTGACTGGGAGTGTGAAGAAGAGGTCTCTCGGGATGATAAGGACACTCTGTGTAATACTCTGCTCATCACAGGACCCACAGGCGTAGGAAAGACTGCTGCAGTCTACGCTTGTGCCCAGGAGCTTGGCTTCAAG GTATTTGAAGTGAACGCCTCCTCTCAGCGCAGTGGTCGTCTCATTCTGTCCCAGCTGAAGGAAGCTACTCAGTCCCACCAAGTGGACAGTCAGGGTGTCAATGTCCACAAACCCacttatttcaacagccaaggaacTTGCAGCAGTGTTGGTGCAGTGCGACCGGGATCGTCTCCTC GGAAGACAAAGTTACCCCGTCAAGTTGTTTCTTCTCCCGTAAAACAAGCAAAATCACCAAGGAGCACAAAAAGAGGAAACCTGACCCCCACGTCCTTAGCCACTTTCTTTAAAACTGGTCGACCCACGAATAAGGAGCCACCTGACAATAAGACTGAACAAACAG TTATTCCCAAGAAGTCCATAAAAGCAAACTCTGGTGCTTCTAATGCCACATCACCAAAATCCACAACACTTAAGGAGAATGATGAAGAACAGAGCAAGAAGACAGCCACCTCGCTTATCCTGTTTGAAGAGGTGGATGTTATTTTTGACGATGACGCCGGCTTCCTGGCTGCTATCAAGACATTCATGACCACCACAAAGAGGCCAGTCATCCTCACTACCAGCG ATGCTGCTTTCAGCACCGTGTTTGACGGCATCTTTGAAGAAATCCATTTCAAAACACCTTCATTG TGTGACATCAGCAGCTACCTTCAGCTGTTGTGCCTGGCTGAGGACATGAGGACAGACCCAAAGGACATCAGCTCTTTGCTCGCTCTCAACAGCTGTGACATCAGGCGGACTTTACTACAACTGCAGTTCTGGGCTCGCAGTGCAGGGGGCCACCGCATAACTAGGCCACAGTCGTACACCAACACAAATG aGGCAGCCAACACAACTGTGTGTGACGTAACCGTGCCGACCACTCTGCCAGCATGTGACACCGGCTGCACAGAGAGCATGCTGGGCCTCCTGAACACTGAAGCTGAGGCGCACATCTGGGACTTGCTCAGG AACCACAGTTTGTTGGAGAAAGCGGCATGCTGGGAGCTTCTAACAGACAGCAGGCGGCGAGGAGTGGACCTGCTCTATGCCAACATGGAGATGCTCCTACCATTACCCCTCACACATTTCACCCACAAACCGAAGTACAGTGTCTCACTATCACCAGACCATCCTGCCAAACCAGCAGATCTTCCATCCACCTGTCCACTGTCCGAATCCCTGTCATCACAGGTAGAGATTTTGCGCACTGCACAGTCTGCTGAGAGCTCAGATGATGGGAGTCCGATTAAAGTGTCCAACCGAATGAGGAAGAGCAAGAGACGACACTGTGTACTCGATCAACATGGACTGTTTTCTGGGTCGGACTCCGAAGAcggctttctctctctctataaGCCACTGGCGGCTCCTCGGGCAAAGGAAGAAGTCAAAGAGAAATGTGTTTTTGAGTGTGCGAAGAGGAAGTCCTTGACCCCAGAGGAACTGAAACAGAGTCTCCCAGTCGCCCAGTGTCTAGAATCAATGTCTTTCTTTCTGGACAACATGTCCTACCTGGACTCTTCCCTGCTGGGTTGTTATTTTCCTGttgcacagaaaaaaatgttaccAGGTTGCTtggtggtgaaagatggaatgacgGATGAGTCGCGGATTGATTGTGACAGTGACAACTGGGTGAGGAGTGAACGTATGCTGGAGATCCAGGCTACTGTGGAGGCTCTGAGCTTTCACAAGTGCAGAGTGGCATTGATGGAGACCTGGAACAAAGCCCAACAGTTGGAGGGAGAGCTGGGAAAAAACGCTGCCGCTGACCTTGCCTTCCCTGTGGCCCCTCATGTTGAAGGCTGCAGCTTCACTCAGGGCGGCCCGTGTCACCCTCG GCTGATCCAGCAGAGGAGAGAAGTGACAGAGAGTCTGATTTTCAGGGGAGTGTTTGGTACACTTGGAAACAAGCCAGCAGCTGTACTCGACTATCTTCCAGCCCTCCGCAACATCTGCAGATCTGAACAGTTTAAGGAGCAGGGTAAAGTTAAACGAAG GTTCTTGCATTATCTTGATGCAGTCCACCTTGGTCTTGACAAGACCACCCTACAGCACTTGGCAGATGACTTCCCTTAA